The following proteins come from a genomic window of Pseudomonas sp. MAG733B:
- a CDS encoding Lrp/AsnC family transcriptional regulator yields the protein MPDTRPPVLDEIDRQLIAALQINARESVAMLARQLGIARTTVTSRLARLEKAKVITGYGVRLGQRVVDGGLQAYVGITVQPRSGKEVLRRLSAMAQVQQLCAVSGEFDYVAWLRTDSPEQLDQLLDQIGSVDGVEKTTTSIILSSKIDRGHPV from the coding sequence TTGCCTGATACCCGCCCGCCCGTTCTCGACGAAATCGACCGTCAGTTGATCGCAGCCTTGCAGATCAACGCCCGCGAGAGTGTGGCCATGCTCGCCCGGCAACTGGGCATCGCCCGCACCACCGTCACCTCGCGTCTGGCCCGGTTGGAAAAAGCCAAAGTGATCACCGGCTACGGCGTGCGCCTCGGCCAGCGTGTGGTGGATGGCGGATTGCAGGCATATGTCGGGATTACCGTGCAGCCGCGTTCTGGCAAAGAGGTTTTGCGCCGGCTGAGCGCGATGGCGCAGGTGCAGCAGTTGTGTGCAGTGAGTGGCGAATTTGATTATGTGGCGTGGCTGCGCACCGATTCACCGGAGCAGTTGGATCAGTTGCTGGATCAAATCGGGAGCGTGGATGGGGTGGAGAAGACTACGACGTCGATCATTTTGAGTAGCAAGATTGATCGGGGGCATCCGGTTTGA
- a CDS encoding FAD-dependent oxidoreductase codes for MNKNNRHPADGKKPVTIFGPDFPFAFDDWIEHSAGLGSIPEHNHGTEVAIVGAGIAGLVAAYELMKLGLKPVVYEASKMGGRLRSQAFNGTDGIVAELGGMRFPVSSTAFYHYVDKLGLETKPFPNPLTPASGSTVIDLEGKTHYAQKLADLPALFQEVADAWADALEAGSQFSDIQQAIRDRDVPRLKELWNTLVPLWDDRTFYDFVATSKAFAKLSFHHREVFGQVGFGTGGWDSDFPNSMLEIFRVVMTNCDDHQHLVVGGVEQVPQGIWRHVPERCVHWPQGTSLKSLHRGAPRSGVKKIAHAPDGRFAVTDNNGDTREYAAVLTTCQSWLLTTQIECDETLFSQKMWMALDRTRYMQSSKTFVMVDRPFWKDKDPETGRDLMSMTLTDRLTRGTYLFDNGDDKPGVICLSYSWMSDALKMLPHPVEKRVKLALDALKKIYPKVDIAARIIGDPITVSWEADPHFLGAFKGALPGHYRYNQRMYAHFMQDDMPAEQRGIFIAGDDVSWTPAWVEGAVQTSLNAVWGIMKHFGGATHAENPGPGDVFNEIGPIALPE; via the coding sequence ATGAACAAGAACAATCGCCATCCTGCAGACGGTAAAAAACCAGTCACCATTTTCGGCCCGGACTTTCCTTTCGCCTTCGACGACTGGATCGAACACTCGGCCGGCCTGGGCAGCATTCCCGAGCACAATCACGGGACCGAAGTGGCGATTGTCGGTGCCGGTATCGCTGGGTTGGTAGCCGCTTACGAGCTGATGAAGCTCGGCCTCAAGCCTGTCGTCTACGAGGCTTCGAAAATGGGTGGCCGTCTGCGTTCCCAGGCGTTCAACGGTACCGATGGCATCGTTGCCGAGTTGGGTGGCATGCGTTTTCCGGTGTCATCCACCGCGTTCTATCACTATGTCGACAAGCTGGGTCTTGAGACAAAACCCTTCCCCAACCCGCTGACACCTGCCTCTGGCAGCACCGTCATCGACCTGGAAGGTAAAACCCATTACGCACAGAAACTGGCGGATCTTCCTGCACTGTTCCAGGAAGTGGCTGACGCCTGGGCCGATGCCCTGGAAGCCGGCTCGCAGTTCTCGGATATCCAGCAAGCCATCCGCGACCGCGACGTGCCACGTCTCAAAGAGCTGTGGAACACCCTGGTTCCACTGTGGGATGACCGCACCTTCTACGATTTCGTCGCCACGTCCAAGGCATTCGCCAAGCTGTCGTTCCATCACCGCGAAGTGTTTGGCCAGGTCGGTTTCGGTACCGGCGGCTGGGATTCGGACTTCCCCAACTCGATGCTGGAAATCTTCCGCGTTGTCATGACCAACTGCGACGATCACCAGCACTTGGTGGTCGGCGGTGTGGAACAAGTGCCACAGGGTATTTGGCGCCATGTACCGGAACGCTGCGTGCACTGGCCACAAGGTACCAGCCTCAAGTCGCTGCACCGGGGCGCGCCACGTTCCGGCGTGAAGAAAATCGCTCATGCACCCGATGGCCGTTTTGCGGTCACCGACAACAACGGCGACACCCGCGAATACGCGGCCGTGCTGACCACCTGCCAGAGCTGGCTGCTGACCACCCAGATCGAATGCGATGAAACCCTGTTCTCGCAAAAGATGTGGATGGCTTTGGACCGCACCCGCTACATGCAATCGTCGAAAACCTTCGTGATGGTCGACCGTCCGTTCTGGAAGGACAAGGATCCGGAAACCGGCCGCGACCTGATGAGCATGACCCTCACCGATCGCCTGACCCGTGGCACCTACCTGTTCGACAACGGCGACGACAAGCCGGGAGTGATTTGCCTGTCGTACTCGTGGATGAGCGACGCGCTGAAAATGCTCCCACACCCGGTGGAAAAACGCGTGAAGCTGGCGCTGGATGCGTTGAAAAAGATCTACCCGAAAGTCGACATCGCTGCGCGGATCATCGGCGATCCGATCACCGTTTCCTGGGAAGCCGACCCGCACTTCCTCGGCGCCTTCAAAGGTGCACTGCCGGGTCACTACCGCTACAACCAGCGCATGTACGCGCACTTCATGCAGGACGACATGCCGGCCGAGCAGCGCGGGATCTTCATCGCCGGCGACGACGTTTCATGGACGCCGGCATGGGTTGAAGGCGCGGTGCAAACTTCGCTCAACGCGGTGTGGGGCATCATGAAACACTTCGGCGGTGCAACTCACGCCGAGAATCCGGGTCCAGGAGATGTGTTCAACGAGATCGGACCGATCGCCCTGCCCGAGTAA
- a CDS encoding carbon-nitrogen hydrolase family protein, with the protein MRVALYQCPPLPLDVAGNLQRLQQLALEAKGADLLVLPEMFLTGYNIGVDAVSVLAEVHNGESAQQIARIAKATGIAILYGYPERTEDGQIYNAVQLIDSNGERVCNYRKTHLFGDLDHSMFSAGSDEFPIVELNGWKLGFLICYDLEFPENARRLALAGAELILVPTANMIPFDFVADVTVRSRAFENQCYVAYANYCGNEGDIHYCGQSSIAAPDGSRIAQAGLDEALIVGELDRQLMVDSRAANRYLLDRRPELYGVLNKR; encoded by the coding sequence ATGCGCGTAGCCCTTTACCAATGTCCACCGTTGCCGCTGGATGTCGCCGGCAACCTGCAACGCCTGCAACAACTGGCGCTGGAGGCCAAAGGCGCCGATTTGCTGGTGCTGCCGGAGATGTTCCTGACCGGCTACAACATCGGCGTCGATGCCGTCAGCGTGCTGGCGGAGGTGCATAACGGTGAGTCGGCGCAGCAGATTGCGCGCATTGCCAAGGCGACCGGGATCGCCATTTTGTATGGTTATCCCGAACGCACCGAGGACGGGCAGATCTACAACGCCGTGCAGTTGATCGACTCTAACGGCGAGCGCGTTTGCAACTACCGCAAGACGCACTTGTTCGGCGATCTGGATCACTCGATGTTCAGCGCAGGTTCTGACGAGTTTCCCATTGTTGAGCTAAACGGCTGGAAGCTCGGTTTCCTGATCTGCTACGACCTGGAGTTTCCGGAGAACGCCCGACGTCTTGCCTTGGCCGGTGCCGAGCTGATCCTGGTGCCGACCGCGAACATGATTCCGTTCGATTTCGTCGCCGATGTCACCGTGCGCTCCCGCGCCTTCGAAAACCAGTGCTATGTGGCCTATGCCAACTACTGCGGAAACGAAGGCGACATCCACTACTGCGGCCAAAGCAGCATCGCCGCGCCGGATGGCAGCCGAATCGCTCAGGCCGGCCTCGATGAAGCATTGATCGTCGGGGAGCTCGATCGTCAGTTGATGGTCGACTCTCGCGCCGCCAACCGCTACCTGCTTGACCGCCGCCCAGAGCTTTACGGCGTGCTGAACAAGCGCTGA